From the Thermococcus sp. 18S1 genome, one window contains:
- a CDS encoding dicarboxylate/amino acid:cation symporter, which translates to MGKGLLRRYLDYPVLWKILWGLILGAVFGLVAAHFGWQDAVETYVKPFGDLFVRLLKMLVMPIVLASLVVGASSISPARLGRVGVKIVVYYLFTSAFAVFFGLLMGNLFHVGRGVDLGTGAGKAIEAQPPSLVDTLLNIVPTNPFESLSSGAVLQTIFFAIVLGIALTYLINREDERLRAAGTTLLRAFDGLAEAMYLIVGGVMQYAPIGVFALIAYVMAIQGTKVIGPLTTVVLAVYAGLILQILFVYAVLLKIFGIDPVKFLKRAKDAMLTAFVTRSSSGTLPVTMRVAEEGMGIDRGIFSFTLPLGATINMDGTALYQGVTVLFVAYAIGQPLSLSQQLVVVLTAVLASIGTAGVPGAGAIMLAMVLQSVGLDLTAGSPVALAYAMILGIDAILDMGRTMVNVTGDLAGTTIVAKTEGELDTSKWKE; encoded by the coding sequence GTGGGAAAGGGACTTCTGAGGAGGTATCTGGACTACCCGGTTCTCTGGAAGATACTCTGGGGCCTTATTCTGGGCGCAGTGTTCGGCCTGGTGGCGGCCCACTTCGGCTGGCAGGACGCCGTTGAGACGTACGTAAAGCCCTTCGGCGACCTCTTCGTCAGGCTCCTGAAGATGCTCGTCATGCCAATAGTCCTCGCGTCCCTTGTGGTGGGTGCATCGAGCATCAGCCCCGCCAGGCTGGGCCGTGTTGGCGTCAAGATCGTCGTTTACTACCTGTTTACCTCGGCGTTCGCGGTGTTCTTCGGCCTGCTCATGGGCAACCTCTTCCATGTGGGGAGGGGAGTTGACCTCGGAACCGGCGCAGGTAAGGCCATCGAGGCCCAGCCGCCGTCCCTGGTTGACACCCTCCTGAACATAGTGCCGACGAACCCGTTTGAGTCGCTCTCCAGCGGTGCGGTCCTTCAGACGATATTCTTTGCGATAGTCCTCGGAATAGCCCTCACGTACCTCATCAACCGGGAGGACGAGAGGCTTAGGGCCGCCGGAACGACGCTTCTCAGGGCCTTTGACGGTCTCGCCGAGGCGATGTACCTCATAGTCGGGGGTGTCATGCAGTACGCACCTATAGGTGTCTTCGCGCTCATAGCCTACGTCATGGCGATTCAGGGCACGAAGGTCATCGGGCCGCTGACAACGGTCGTTCTGGCCGTTTATGCCGGTCTGATTCTCCAGATACTGTTTGTTTATGCCGTCCTGCTCAAAATCTTTGGCATCGATCCGGTGAAGTTCCTCAAAAGGGCAAAGGACGCCATGCTGACGGCATTTGTCACGAGGAGCTCCAGCGGAACGCTGCCGGTTACGATGCGCGTTGCGGAGGAGGGAATGGGCATCGACAGGGGCATATTCTCCTTCACGCTGCCCCTCGGCGCGACGATAAACATGGACGGAACCGCGCTCTACCAGGGAGTTACGGTCCTGTTCGTCGCATACGCCATCGGTCAGCCACTCTCCCTGAGCCAGCAGCTCGTGGTCGTTCTCACGGCTGTTCTGGCCTCGATAGGAACGGCAGGAGTTCCGGGTGCGGGGGCGATAATGCTCGCCATGGTTCTCCAGAGCGTCGGTCTCGACCTCACCGCCGGAAGTCCGGTTGCCCTGGCCTACGCCATGATACTCGGAATCGACGCCATCCTCGATATGGGCAGGACGATGGTGAACGTCACCGGCGACCTCGCGGGAACGACGATCGTGGCCAAGACCGAGGGGGAGCTCGACACCTCGAAGTGGAAGGAGTGA
- a CDS encoding exodeoxyribonuclease VII small subunit, whose amino-acid sequence MKRVFAVIFAAILLTSLVGPNFALAEDTAPVVYKQDFTFKIIVLPNGSANITMTSVWLGPKEEIEKQIEKILNETQNGNMTMEEAIEKFEQEQLARYIQGLTQAGVKLVNETMKSYGIEEGNNITLVFNAIALDYARYYSYDNYWELWIDPTRGYGSMMVPDTGFPFGIEANNTFIVVLPPNATLLSYPKPFVKQYNQSRFAVESSAAGDTVIVRSRIYLEPWLTPDGFKSLFGDYGDYYIRYKTPYEGVEHYEKSITNEYVTIDVYSNGTVRLHMKDEYVEPLRDVIARKAEIVSYGVQNVTEYILRTYSLALGYQGAIVDGGKVTILGLNETTAPLVIDAEYMLRNFTKYENGSYVYTFDPTMGMAQSLQDRSEYEVNNTLHLTLNLTDGGEFIEVPDNISTEIKGNRFTMTVVRRGNTLEIVSNVYIRYGAQPEDVKALLANRTSATVRYTLPAEGSNGGMSDTQKMAAVIVAALIVVLAVAFWKRR is encoded by the coding sequence ATGAAAAGAGTCTTTGCGGTTATTTTTGCGGCGATTCTTCTGACGTCTCTCGTTGGCCCGAACTTCGCGCTTGCCGAGGATACTGCCCCCGTGGTCTACAAGCAGGACTTCACGTTCAAGATAATCGTTCTGCCCAACGGCAGCGCCAACATAACCATGACGAGCGTCTGGCTGGGACCGAAGGAGGAGATCGAGAAGCAGATAGAGAAGATTCTCAACGAGACCCAGAACGGCAACATGACGATGGAGGAGGCTATAGAGAAGTTCGAACAGGAGCAGCTCGCCCGGTACATCCAGGGGCTCACCCAGGCCGGAGTAAAGCTGGTGAACGAGACCATGAAGTCCTACGGCATAGAGGAGGGCAACAACATAACCCTCGTCTTCAACGCGATAGCCCTCGACTACGCCCGGTACTACTCGTATGATAACTACTGGGAACTTTGGATCGATCCGACCAGGGGCTATGGCTCCATGATGGTCCCCGATACGGGGTTCCCCTTTGGAATTGAGGCCAACAACACGTTCATAGTTGTCCTTCCACCCAACGCGACGCTCCTGAGCTACCCCAAACCCTTCGTCAAGCAGTACAACCAGAGCAGGTTCGCGGTCGAGTCGAGTGCTGCGGGCGATACCGTCATCGTTCGCTCCCGCATATACCTCGAGCCCTGGCTGACCCCGGATGGTTTTAAGTCCCTCTTCGGGGATTACGGGGACTACTACATCCGCTATAAGACCCCCTACGAGGGAGTCGAACACTACGAGAAGAGCATAACCAACGAGTACGTTACCATTGACGTGTACTCCAACGGCACCGTCAGGCTGCACATGAAGGACGAATACGTGGAGCCCCTCAGGGACGTCATCGCCAGAAAGGCCGAGATAGTGTCGTACGGGGTTCAGAACGTTACTGAGTACATACTCAGGACGTACTCCCTTGCGCTCGGTTACCAGGGGGCCATAGTGGACGGGGGTAAGGTCACCATCCTCGGACTCAACGAGACAACCGCGCCCCTCGTCATCGACGCGGAGTACATGCTTAGGAACTTCACAAAGTACGAGAACGGATCATACGTCTACACCTTTGATCCAACGATGGGAATGGCCCAGAGCCTCCAGGACAGGAGCGAGTACGAGGTAAACAACACCCTGCACCTCACCCTCAACCTGACCGACGGCGGGGAGTTCATCGAGGTGCCCGACAACATCAGCACCGAGATCAAGGGCAACCGCTTTACCATGACCGTTGTCCGCAGGGGGAACACCCTGGAGATTGTCTCCAACGTTTACATCCGCTACGGCGCCCAGCCGGAGGACGTGAAAGCCCTCCTCGCCAACCGCACCAGCGCAACGGTCAGGTACACCCTGCCGGCTGAGGGATCCAACGGGGGAATGAGCGACACTCAGAAGATGGCCGCGGTCATCGTTGCGGCGCTTATCGTGGTCCTGGCGGTGGCCTTCTGGAAGAGGCGCTGA
- a CDS encoding ferritin family protein has product MEITDKEVFEIAINAEIRAKEAYEKLASLSTSDIIRDELMFLAREEDKHREIIEKMAEKFEGARTEPKKIEIDVMGEFRVIAERLAELIQKPDFTVDEVYEVSMQAELVSEKLYRELAGYAATENTRLILEILADMERNHYNILKKQYDYIMRYPDIYKEEFYDQLMKDINFNF; this is encoded by the coding sequence ATGGAGATAACTGACAAAGAGGTTTTTGAGATTGCCATAAACGCGGAGATACGGGCCAAGGAAGCCTACGAGAAGCTGGCCTCCCTCTCCACCAGCGACATAATACGCGACGAGCTGATGTTTCTGGCCCGTGAGGAGGACAAACACCGCGAGATAATCGAGAAGATGGCCGAGAAGTTTGAAGGGGCCAGGACAGAGCCCAAGAAAATAGAGATCGACGTTATGGGCGAGTTCAGAGTCATAGCCGAGAGGCTTGCGGAGCTCATTCAGAAGCCGGACTTCACCGTCGATGAAGTTTACGAGGTCTCCATGCAGGCCGAGCTGGTCAGCGAGAAGCTCTACCGCGAGCTGGCCGGCTACGCCGCCACCGAGAACACGCGGCTTATTCTGGAAATCCTCGCGGACATGGAGCGCAACCACTACAACATCCTGAAGAAGCAGTACGACTACATAATGCGCTATCCCGACATATACAAGGAGGAGTTCTACGACCAGCTGATGAAGGACATCAACTTCAACTTCTAG
- a CDS encoding DUF257 family protein, which yields MLLYRLLRCLQKNGLPVIIVDELDQLHIFRAQMKLAGIDTGLIDGANVIKIGGLLKTGNVLGKVDLSKEFPIRKKHYEEVLEKVNADYTVRIVLGFDKVLAMHEEERKDLESLFGYMIRPYLGDESRTTVYFINTELFSERTRKEFREHASRVFKVRFEDDRIKLKIIKSPSLSEYGKRIEIKVKNT from the coding sequence ATACTCCTGTACCGCCTTCTTAGGTGTCTGCAAAAGAACGGACTTCCCGTTATTATAGTGGACGAACTGGATCAGCTCCACATCTTCAGAGCCCAGATGAAGCTGGCGGGCATTGACACCGGGCTCATAGACGGTGCCAACGTAATAAAAATCGGCGGTTTGCTCAAGACCGGAAACGTCCTCGGCAAAGTTGACCTCAGCAAGGAGTTCCCGATAAGGAAAAAGCACTATGAGGAGGTCCTGGAGAAGGTAAACGCGGACTACACCGTCAGAATCGTGCTCGGCTTTGACAAGGTTCTGGCGATGCACGAAGAGGAAAGAAAAGACCTGGAGTCCCTTTTTGGCTACATGATAAGGCCGTACCTCGGCGATGAAAGCAGGACAACTGTCTACTTCATAAACACCGAGCTTTTCAGCGAGAGAACCCGCAAGGAGTTCCGGGAGCACGCCAGCAGGGTCTTCAAGGTGAGGTTCGAGGACGACCGCATCAAGCTTAAAATCATAAAGTCCCCTTCCCTCTCGGAATACGGGAAGAGGATAGAGATAAAGGTCAAAAACACCTAG
- a CDS encoding alanyl-tRNA editing protein, which yields MTRKLYYEDAYLREAKAKVLEVKESALLLDQTIFYPTGGGQPHDRGTINGVEVLDVYKDEEGNVWHVVAEPEKFKPDDEVELKIDWDYRYKLMRIHTAMHLMEHVLNVVLPGEWELYGSGMSVQKGRYDITYPENVNQWKEQIIETFNGLVDEGGEMKIWWEGETRYTQIRDFEVIPCGGTHVRDIREIGHLKKFKRSSLGKGKQRLEIWLED from the coding sequence ATGACGCGCAAGCTCTACTACGAGGATGCCTACCTGAGGGAAGCGAAGGCGAAGGTTCTTGAGGTTAAAGAGAGCGCCCTCCTCCTCGATCAGACGATATTCTATCCAACCGGCGGCGGCCAGCCCCACGACAGGGGGACGATAAACGGCGTTGAGGTTCTGGACGTCTACAAGGACGAGGAAGGGAACGTCTGGCATGTGGTAGCCGAGCCCGAGAAGTTCAAGCCCGACGACGAGGTTGAGCTTAAAATCGACTGGGACTACCGATACAAGCTCATGAGGATTCACACGGCGATGCACCTCATGGAGCACGTCCTTAACGTCGTCCTGCCCGGTGAGTGGGAGCTCTACGGCAGCGGCATGAGCGTCCAGAAGGGCCGCTACGACATAACCTACCCTGAGAACGTGAACCAGTGGAAGGAGCAGATTATAGAGACCTTCAACGGGCTCGTTGATGAGGGCGGCGAGATGAAGATATGGTGGGAAGGGGAGACCCGCTACACCCAGATAAGGGACTTCGAGGTAATCCCCTGCGGCGGAACCCACGTGAGGGACATAAGGGAAATAGGCCACCTGAAGAAGTTCAAGCGCTCCAGCCTCGGAAAAGGAAAGCAGAGGCTGGAGATATGGCTTGAGGATTGA
- a CDS encoding matrixin family metalloprotease, whose translation MLWRGKIIKDLIELAEWLVIIMYFWALLSPATLEYFAPPNQEIEYQVGNPRPIYFYDVDPSSCTEKDRVEIEAALEYLSKNTGVKFVRLPYPIASSIGGIGYRCTAPSIKSALGEESHGLFIFSIFIFTWSNVRIPSGHLARDIILHETLHAMGLGHNNDPQSIMYPYVTGNDYIEDRLIKFISRSYYKNPLAYLNIIPRNIVVVTFFILFIRANRE comes from the coding sequence GTGCTATGGCGTGGGAAGATAATAAAAGACCTGATTGAGTTGGCGGAATGGCTTGTGATTATAATGTATTTTTGGGCCCTTCTCTCTCCAGCTACTTTGGAATATTTTGCACCCCCTAATCAGGAAATTGAGTATCAGGTTGGAAATCCACGCCCGATATATTTCTATGATGTGGATCCTAGTTCATGCACTGAAAAGGACAGGGTTGAGATTGAGGCTGCTTTGGAGTATCTTTCCAAGAATACTGGCGTGAAGTTCGTCCGCCTCCCCTATCCAATAGCATCATCGATAGGGGGAATTGGGTACCGATGTACTGCACCAAGTATTAAAAGCGCTCTTGGAGAAGAGTCCCACGGGCTCTTTATATTTTCTATTTTTATATTCACGTGGAGCAACGTAAGAATTCCCTCTGGCCACTTAGCGAGAGATATAATTCTCCATGAGACTCTTCATGCAATGGGATTGGGACATAATAATGACCCGCAGAGCATCATGTACCCCTACGTCACAGGAAATGATTACATTGAGGATCGCTTAATAAAATTCATAAGTAGAAGCTACTATAAAAATCCCCTTGCTTACTTAAATATAATTCCTCGGAATATTGTGGTTGTCACCTTTTTCATTTTATTCATTCGCGCAAATCGGGAATAA
- a CDS encoding TIGR01177 family methyltransferase translates to MLYLEILGNLPEMARDEVKAMLELAGGKIAGQDYLFLKLDADETAFPYLNRLGLSHEYGELIVEADSIEELLQKAEEVDWPIKGTFKVDTETMANCRHDVLDLPKKLGAVIHAQGFRVNLSKPDTLVRVYCGEKVYAGIRLRFFDPKDFESRKAHHRPFFRPISLHPRVSRALVNLTKARKELLDPMMGAGGILMEAGLLGLKVYGVDIRPEMVEGAEMNLRHYGIKDYELRLGDATKLEELFPEKRFEAVATDPPYGTSATLAGRRRDELYRKVLKSIYGVLEEGGRLAIAFPTSFDGEAEAEKVGFKLVGKYYQRVHKSLERYFYVFEKP, encoded by the coding sequence ATGCTCTACCTGGAAATCCTTGGAAACCTTCCGGAGATGGCAAGGGACGAAGTGAAGGCCATGCTGGAGCTGGCCGGCGGAAAGATAGCCGGGCAGGACTACCTGTTCCTGAAGCTCGATGCGGATGAGACGGCTTTCCCCTACCTCAACCGGCTCGGCCTCTCTCACGAATATGGAGAGCTCATTGTGGAGGCCGACTCCATAGAGGAGCTCCTCCAGAAGGCCGAAGAGGTGGACTGGCCGATTAAAGGAACCTTTAAGGTCGACACCGAAACCATGGCCAACTGCAGGCACGACGTTCTCGACCTGCCCAAGAAGCTCGGCGCGGTTATTCACGCCCAGGGCTTCAGAGTGAACCTCTCGAAGCCGGACACCCTCGTCCGGGTTTACTGCGGCGAGAAAGTCTACGCAGGGATAAGGCTCCGCTTCTTCGACCCCAAGGACTTCGAGAGCAGAAAAGCCCACCACAGGCCGTTTTTCAGGCCGATTTCCCTCCACCCGAGGGTTTCAAGGGCGCTGGTGAACCTCACCAAGGCAAGAAAGGAGCTCCTAGACCCCATGATGGGCGCCGGAGGAATCCTCATGGAGGCCGGACTGCTCGGCCTGAAGGTCTACGGGGTGGACATAAGGCCGGAGATGGTCGAAGGTGCGGAGATGAACCTCAGGCACTACGGGATAAAGGACTACGAACTCAGGCTCGGCGATGCCACGAAGCTGGAGGAGCTGTTCCCGGAAAAGAGGTTTGAGGCCGTCGCCACCGACCCGCCCTACGGGACCTCGGCGACCCTCGCAGGAAGAAGGAGGGACGAGCTTTACAGGAAGGTGCTGAAGAGCATCTACGGTGTCCTTGAGGAGGGCGGCAGACTGGCGATAGCCTTCCCGACGAGCTTCGATGGGGAGGCGGAAGCTGAAAAGGTGGGCTTCAAACTGGTAGGAAAGTACTATCAGAGGGTCCATAAAAGCCTGGAAAGGTACTTCTACGTGTTTGAGAAGCCTTAA
- a CDS encoding biotin--[acetyl-CoA-carboxylase] ligase gives MERIVGRKIITLDEVDSTNEYAKRIARDVPEGTVVVAKKQTAGRGRKGRSWASPEGGLWMSVVLKPPRVDPRLVFVGALAVVDTLADFGIESGIKWPNDVWAGGRKISGILTEGKAGEYSILGIGLNVNNAIPEDLRRNAVSMMQFTGRELPPDAVLERLLFHLGGWYRVFLERPDLLMAKVRERAFILGKAVTVTEGDEKISGIALDILDDGSLLMSIDGQLRRILYGDVSLRFF, from the coding sequence ATGGAGCGCATCGTGGGAAGAAAGATCATAACCCTGGACGAGGTTGACTCCACCAACGAGTACGCGAAGCGAATAGCGCGGGATGTCCCGGAAGGAACGGTTGTCGTGGCGAAGAAACAGACCGCTGGTAGGGGCAGGAAGGGCCGCTCCTGGGCGTCCCCCGAGGGCGGTCTCTGGATGAGCGTTGTCCTCAAGCCCCCCAGGGTCGATCCAAGGCTCGTCTTCGTCGGGGCGCTGGCGGTCGTCGATACGCTCGCGGACTTTGGAATAGAGTCCGGAATAAAGTGGCCCAACGACGTGTGGGCGGGGGGCAGGAAGATATCGGGAATACTGACCGAGGGGAAGGCCGGGGAGTACAGCATACTGGGAATCGGCCTCAACGTGAACAACGCCATCCCCGAAGATCTCAGGAGAAACGCTGTGTCGATGATGCAGTTTACCGGCAGGGAGCTGCCGCCCGATGCTGTTCTCGAGAGGCTCCTGTTCCATCTGGGGGGATGGTATAGGGTTTTCCTCGAGAGGCCAGACCTGCTGATGGCGAAGGTTCGCGAGAGGGCGTTCATACTGGGGAAGGCCGTCACCGTAACCGAAGGTGATGAGAAAATCTCTGGCATAGCACTGGACATACTGGACGATGGCTCATTACTCATGAGCATTGACGGACAGTTAAGGAGAATCCTGTATGGGGACGTTTCGCTAAGGTTCTTCTGA